A genomic window from Pecten maximus chromosome 6, xPecMax1.1, whole genome shotgun sequence includes:
- the LOC117329030 gene encoding carbohydrate sulfotransferase 11-like, which yields MKATHDTMVQNRFEAMRFNISEACQSKSVYQVIPTFGFIKDRNLWYDSKNNFIYCMVEKIGSKFWRRVFHLLNHPEYRDLYSIPSYLVRNDELPTLRNFSIQNSTKIINSANKAMFVREPYARAFSGYVDKLYSLNYYYMQALGRGIIKALRKNATAASLACGHDLTFTEFIRYIVGMKQRNLHGRIDVHFSQIYTHCLPCELNYDFVGTMENFDEDASFLISKLQLFKNTPVELSQNASVTLSIYLVLNDTFSLRQKMAHCMPQREMISRAWRTLQMRGLINPEAPVPTQRNVTIDTLYREAVKVSEPSRVSEYRRKSLIETYGTLNEQLLEKFREYVLPDCKLFGYDDRPSFLFNRWR from the coding sequence ATGAAAGCTACACACGATACGATGGTTCAGAACCGTTTTGAGGCTATGCGTTTCAATATTTCGGAAGCTTGCCAGTCGAAATCCGTGTACCAGGTGATTCCAACATTTGGTTTTATCAAGGACAGAAACTTATGGTATGACTCAAAAAACAACTTTATCTACTGTATGGTAGAGAAGATCGGAAGTAAATTTTGGAGAAGGGTATTTCATCTGTTAAATCACCCCGAATACAGAGACTTGTATTCCATCCCTAGTTATCTCGTTCGAAATGACGAGCTACCGACGTTGCGGAATTTCAGTATCCAAAATTCCACGAAAATAATCAATTCAGCAAATAAGGCGATGTTTGTCCGTGAGCCATACGCTCGTGCATTTTCTGGGTATGTGGACAAGCTATATTCCCTCAACTATTACTACATGCAAGCGCTTGGTCGAGGTATCATTAAAGCATTACGAAAAAATGCAACCGCGGCCAGCTTAGCGTGTGGCCACGATTTAACTTTTACTGAATTCATAAGATATATAGTGGGTATGAAGCAAAGAAACCTTCACGGCAGAATTGACGTTCATTTCTCACAAATATACACGCACTGTTTACCATGTGAACTGAATTATGACTTCGTAGGTACAATGGAAAATTTCGATGAAGACGCatcttttttaatttccaaaCTTCAGCTTTTTAAAAATACGCCTGTTGAGTTATCACAAAACGCATCAGTAACTTTGTCTATTTACTTGGTGTTAAATGACACCTTTAGTCTGAGACAGAAGATGGCGCATTGTATGCCCCAGAGGGAAATGATCAGTCGTGCGTGGCGGACCCTACAGATGCGAGGTTTGATCAATCCTGAAGCCCCAGTTCCAACTCAAAGAAACGTTACCATAGATACGTTGTATCGTGAAGCGGTCAAGGTCAGTGAACCGTCACGTGTGTCGGAGTACAGACGAAAGTCCTTGATAGAAACATATGGGACACTTAACGAACAGTTGTTGGAAAAATTCAGAGAATATGTTCTCCCAGACTGTAAGCTATTTGGATATGATGATAGACCTTCATTTCTCTTCAATAGATGGCGATGA